Proteins encoded together in one Solanum lycopersicum chromosome 7, SLM_r2.1 window:
- the LOC101267720 gene encoding sucrose synthase-like, with amino-acid sequence MAASGLSIKERLEEAILARPDEISALKSRIESEGKGVMKPLDLLNHLISVNSKKNGVNVGNSALVEILSYSQEAIVVPPQLALAVRPRPGVWEYLSLNLKQQKVAELTIPEYLQLKENVFDESGNILEMDFEPFTTVTPTKTLSDSIGNGLEFLNRHIASTMFHDKEIAKCLLDFLRQHNYKGKSLMVKESIQSLESFQFVLKKAEEYLCTLSSETPYSDFESKFEEIGLERGWGNTAERVQETIRHLLHLLEAPNASSLENFLGRIPLVFNVVILTPHGYFAQENVLGYPDTGGQVVYILDQVPAMETEMLLRLKHQGLDDIVPRILVVTRLLPDAVGTTCGERMEKVYGAEHSHIIRVPFRTEKGMLRKWISRFEVWPYMETFTEDVAEELVKELQAKPDLIIGNYSEGNLAASLLAKKFGATQCTIAHALEKTKYPNSDLYWKKFDDKYHFSSQFTADLYAMNHTDFIITSTFQEIAGSKNTVGQYESHTAFTMPGLYRVVHGIDSFDPKFNIVSPGADMSIYFPYTEKEKRLTKFHPEIEELLYSPVENKEHLCVLKDRSKPILFTMARLDRVKNLTGLVEWYAKNARLRELVNLVVVGGDRRKESKDLEEQAEMKKMYDLIETYNLNGQFRWISSQMNRVRNGELYRYIADTRGAFVQPAFYEAFGLTVVESMTCGLPTFATCNGGPFEIIVHGKSGFHIDPNQGDKATDLLVKFFEKSKEDPSYWENISKGGLQRIIEKYTWQIYSQKVMTLSGIYGFWKFATKNDKVASAKKRYLEMFYELMFKKSAEKVPLAIDE; translated from the exons atgGCTGCTAGTGGTCTTAGTATTAAGGAACGTTTGGAGGAAGCCATTTTGGCCCGTCCAGATGAAATTTCAGCACTCAAGTCAAG GATTGAAAGTGAAGGAAAAGGGGTTATGAAACCACTTGATCTCTTGAACCATTTGATATCTGTGAATAGTAAGAAGAATGGAGTAAATGTTGGTAATAGTGCACTTGTGGAAATACTCAGTTATAGCCAGGAAGCTATTGTTGTACCACCACAACTTGCATTAGCTGTACGTCCAAGGCCTGGTGTGTGGGAGTACTTGTCACTGAATCTTAAGCAACAGAAAGTTGCTGAATTGACCATACCTGAGTACCTTCAATTGAAAGAGAATGTTTTCGATGAAAG TGGAAACATCTTGGAAATGGATTTTGAGCCATTTACTACTGTAACTCCTACAAAGACACTTTCGGATTCCATTGGTAATGGTCTAGAGTTTCTTAATCGCCACATTGCTTCAACAATGTTCCATGACAAGGAGATCGCTAAGTGCCTCCTTGACTTTCTCAGACAACATAACTACAAAGGAAAG TCTTTGATGGTGAAAGAGAGCATCCAAAGCCTGGAAAGTTTCCAATTTGTCCTGAAGAAAGCAGAGGAATATCTTTGCACACTGAGTTCAGAAACTCCGTACTCCGATTTTGAATCCAAGTTTGAAGAGATTGGGTTGGAAAGAGGATGGGGAAACACTGCTGAACGCGTGCAAGAAACCATCAGACATCTGTTGCACCTCCTTGAGGCACCTAATGCATCTTCTTTGGAAAACTTCCTTGGAAGAATCCCACTAGTTTTCAATGTTGTCATTCTCACCCCACATGGTTATTTCGCCCAAGAAAACGTTCTTGGTTATCCTGATACTGGTGGCCAG GTTGTTTACATTCTTGATCAAGTTCCAGCAATGGAGACTGAGATGCTTCTCCGCTTGAAGCATCAAGGACTAGATGATATCGTCCCTCGCATCCTTGTT GTAACCAGGCTGCTGCCTGATGCAGTAGGAACCACTTGTGGTGAGCGTATGGAGAAAGTATACGGAGCAGAGCATTCTCATATAATTCGTGTTCCATTTAGAACTGAGAAGGGAATGTTGCGCAAATGGATCTCAAGATTCGAAGTCTGGCCATACATGGAAACTTTCACCGAG GATGTCGCGGAAGAACTTGTCAAAGAATTGCAAGCTAAACCAGACTTGATCATTGGCAACTACAGTGAGGGTAACCTTGCTGCCTCTTTGTTGGCTAAGAAATTTGGGGCTACTCAATGCACTATTGCTCATGCCTTGGAGAAAACCAAGTATCCAAACTCTGACCTATATTGGAAGAAATTCGATGACAAGTATCATTTCTCAAGTCAGTTCACTGCTGATCTTTACGCCATGAATCACACTGATTTCATCATCACCAGCACTTTCCAAGAAATTGCTGGAAG TAAGAATACTGTTGGGCAGTATGAGAGCCACACTGCTTTTACCATGCCTGGATTGTACCGAGTTGTCCATGGAATTGATTCATTTGATCCAAAGTTCAACATTGTATCCCCTGGTGCTGATATGTCAATCTACTTCCCTTACACTGAAAAGGAGAAAAGGCTAACCAAGTTCCACCCTGAAATCGAAGAACTTCTCTACAGTCCTGTTGAGAATAAGGAGCACCT ATGTGTGTTGAAGGACCGTAGTAAGCCAATTCTCTTCACCATGGCAAGGCTAGACCGCGTGAAGAATCTAACAGGACTCGTGGAATGGTATGCCAAGAATGCAAGGCTGAGGGAGCTTGTTAACCTTGTGGTTGTTGGTGGAGACAGAAGGAAAGAATCCAAGGATTTGGAAGAGCAAGCAGAGATGAAGAAAATGTATGACCTTATTGAAACCTACAACCTGAATGGCCAATTTAGGTGGATTTCTTCCCAGATGAATCGTGTGAGGAACGGAGAGCTTTACCGTTACATTGCAGACACGCGGGGTGCTTTCGTTCAGCCAGCCTTCTATGAGGCTTTTGGTTTGACAGTTGTTGAGTCCATGACTTGTGGCTTGCCCACATTTGCTACTTGCAATGGTGGACCATTTGAGATTATAGTACACGGAAAATCTGGATTCCACATTGACCCTAATCAGGGCGACAAGGCTACTGATCTTTTGGTCAAGTTCTTTGAGAAATCCAAAGAAGATCCAAGTTATTGGGAAAACATATCCAAGGGAGGCCTACAACGTATCATCGAGAA GTATACATGGCAAATTTATTCACAGAAAGTGATGACACTATCAGGAATTTACGGTTTCTGGAAGTTTGCAACCAAAAATGACAAAGTTGCTAGTGCAAAGAAGCGTTATCTCGAAATGTTCTATGAACTCATGTTTAAGAAATCT GCTGAGAAAGTTCCACTGGCCATTGATGAATAG